A single window of Oncorhynchus clarkii lewisi isolate Uvic-CL-2024 chromosome 10, UVic_Ocla_1.0, whole genome shotgun sequence DNA harbors:
- the LOC139419603 gene encoding zinc finger protein ZIC 3-like — translation MTKLVDDGAQFSALVVGGVGIPRQHEPGDNDVRLGIRPYGETSHFAAFNFIAPAQKSQFIPQVSGYAAALGSHCGGHIGSHGYRAIDSRNITFTYRTPDIADSAARDTRHGFLSRTATGSVRIPPRISENRAHTIFSSIGEQSAFPNGYMANSRAHLGTRGDIFVGADPHQPVSSPHPHFSDTQLHFDHNVDMGMRVTTQTGHGAFFRYMRQHSKQDVTCKWIDANQTNQLQKTCGKMFCCMSELVTHVSMDHVGGPDQSLHTCFWEDCPREGKSFKAKYKLVNHIRVHTGEKPFNCPFHGCGKMFARSENLKIHKRIHTGEKPFKCEFEGCDRRFANSSDRKKHMHVHTSDKPYICKLCDKAYTHPSSLRKHSKVHKSQTSENSPTGTSGYESSTPPAPCRPTSSTIKDSTKTSMLLVKRHKSIFKEDLSTDLVEWYV, via the exons ATGACCAAGCTAGTTGACGATGGTGCGCAATTCTCCGCGCTTGTTGTCGGGGGCGTTGGAATACCAAGACAACATGAACCGGGGGACAACGACGTTCGGTTAGGGATCAGACCGTATGGAGAGACCTCTCACTTCGCAGCCTTCAATTTCATTGCCCCCGCACAGAAGTCCCAGTTTATTCCCCAAGTCTCCGGATACGCAGCTGCGCTAGGAAGCCACTGCGGAGGGCACATCGGTTCACATGGATACAGAGCTATCGATTCCAGGAATATTACGTTTACCTATCGCACTCCAGACATTGCCGATTCCGCAGCAAGAGATACTCGACACGGATTTTTAAGCCGCACCGCAACAGGAAGTGTGCGAATTCCCCCAAGGATCTCTGAAAACCGAGCGCACACTATCTTTTCATCTATAGGTGAACAGAGCGCATTCCCAAATGGATACATGGCGAATAGCAGGGCGCATTTGGGTACACGGGGAGACATATTCGTGGGAGCAGATCCGCATCAACCTGTCTCGAGCCCGCACCCGCATTTCAGTGATACCCAGCTCCACTTTGATCACAATGTGGACATGGGCATGAGAGTGACAACACAGACTGGTCACGGTGCTTTCTTTCGATACATGCGACAGCACTCTAAGCAGGATGTCACTTGTAAATGGATAGATGCGAATCAGACGAATCAACTCCAAAAAACCTGCGGCAAGATGTTTTGCTGTATGTCCGAGCTGGTTACGCACGTCTCCATGGATCACGTCGGCGGTCCAGACCAGAGTCTGCATACTTGCTTTTGGGAGGATTGTCCGAGAGAAGGCAAATCTTTTAAAGCGAAGTATAAATTAGTCAACCACATTCGTGTACACACTGGAGAAAAGCCATTCAATTGCCCCTTTCATGGCTGTGGGAAAATGTTTGCCAGGTCGGAAAATTTGAAAATACATAAAAGGATTCATACGG GTGAGAAGCCCTTCAAATGCGAATTCGAAGGCTGCGACAGGCGGTTCGCAAATAGCAGCGACAGAAAAAAACACATGCACGTTCATACCTCAGACAAGCCATACATCTGCAAGCTGTGCGACAAGGCCTACACTCATCCCAGCTCTCTGAGGAAACACTCGAAG GTTCACAAATCTCAAACCTCCGAGAACTCCCCAACGGGAACGTCTGGATATGAGTCGTCCACGCCACCAGCTCCGTGTAGACCTACATCCTCAACCATCAAAGACTCGACAAAAACATCCATGCTGCTGGTCAAGCGTCATAAGTCAATATTTAAAGAGGATCTCTCAACCGATTTGGTTGAATGGTACGTTTGA